The following proteins come from a genomic window of Corallococcus sp. NCRR:
- a CDS encoding DNA polymerase beta superfamily protein, whose product MSDTRETSSSAPARVRGLEQIDRLSVPLPHGTEVTTRVERVASGGRRIPQGVVGRVVRAHDGGFDVQIVGVGEVWFARDELVPRRAGQVQFAQRREAAWGALRPCVVLETRVGSHAWGLADERSDVDVRGVFALPLPWTLGLGQPPQDLVSADGSTTYWEVRKTVEQALRADPNTLETLFVPGATAVDELGTWVLEAREAFVSKAIFGSFGRYAMSQLDKLTRSQRLAEHRDLLLAWLCEEPTPDLDEVARRLAAMSPRAAPTPEDAVLAAKTYVKQLYRSLWDQGLLTSNDFAALTAYARGGGQRPPSARELRPKNAYNLLRLVALATGWLRDGVPTFEATGALKSRLLDIKGGQVPLEDVLRDAEAMAPALEAAHRESRLPEHPDYARADRLLRRVGDEVARRWVLKTPGPLGRDAPEAPALEGGTE is encoded by the coding sequence ATGAGTGACACCCGCGAGACTTCTTCCTCCGCTCCGGCGCGCGTCCGGGGACTGGAGCAGATTGACCGGCTGTCGGTGCCCCTGCCGCACGGCACCGAGGTCACCACCCGCGTGGAGCGCGTGGCGTCCGGGGGACGCCGCATCCCCCAGGGCGTGGTGGGCCGCGTGGTGCGCGCGCATGACGGCGGCTTCGACGTGCAGATCGTCGGCGTGGGTGAGGTGTGGTTCGCGCGCGATGAGCTGGTGCCCCGGCGCGCGGGACAGGTGCAGTTCGCCCAGCGGCGCGAGGCGGCCTGGGGCGCGCTGCGGCCGTGCGTGGTGCTGGAGACGCGCGTGGGCAGTCACGCCTGGGGGCTCGCGGATGAGCGCTCCGACGTGGACGTGCGCGGGGTGTTCGCGTTGCCGCTCCCGTGGACGCTGGGGCTGGGCCAGCCGCCGCAGGACCTGGTGAGCGCGGATGGCAGCACCACGTACTGGGAGGTCCGCAAGACGGTGGAGCAGGCGCTGCGCGCGGACCCGAACACGCTGGAGACCCTCTTCGTCCCCGGCGCGACGGCGGTGGACGAGCTGGGCACGTGGGTGCTGGAGGCGCGCGAGGCGTTCGTCTCCAAGGCCATCTTCGGCAGCTTCGGGCGCTACGCCATGAGCCAACTCGACAAGCTCACCCGCAGCCAGCGGCTGGCCGAGCACCGCGACCTGCTCCTCGCATGGCTGTGCGAGGAGCCCACGCCGGACCTGGACGAGGTGGCCCGTCGCCTGGCCGCCATGAGCCCCCGCGCCGCGCCCACGCCCGAAGACGCGGTGCTCGCGGCGAAGACGTACGTCAAGCAGCTCTACCGCTCGCTCTGGGACCAGGGGCTGCTCACGTCCAACGACTTCGCGGCGCTCACGGCATACGCGCGCGGCGGCGGCCAGCGTCCTCCGTCCGCTCGCGAGCTGCGGCCGAAGAACGCCTACAACCTGCTGAGGCTGGTGGCGCTGGCCACGGGCTGGCTGCGCGACGGCGTGCCCACCTTCGAGGCGACGGGGGCGTTGAAGTCGCGGCTGCTCGACATCAAGGGGGGACAGGTGCCCCTGGAGGACGTGCTGCGCGACGCCGAGGCGATGGCTCCGGCGCTGGAGGCCGCGCACCGTGAGAGCCGGCTGCCGGAGCATCCGGACTACGCCCGCGCGGACCGGCTGTTGCGTCGCGTGGGAGACGAGGTAGCGCGGCGCTGGGTCTTGAAGACGCCCGGACCGCTGGGCCGTGACGCGCCGGAAGCCCCGGCGCTGGAAGGAGGGACGGAATGA
- a CDS encoding carbohydrate kinase family protein: MHEAGPLDVVCVGETLVDFLPVAGGASRVRDVEAWKPSPGGSPANVSVGLARLGLRSAMVGVVGSDEFGHFLRDRLAADGVDVSRLRQVDHARTGLLFVSLDAQGERSFTYFRTRSAEFLLDDSDVDGAFVRRAKALHCGSNSLLLPEAREAMVRMLTLAREAGMLVSCDPNLRLHMWTQPEELRALLGRMLPLCTVVKLSEEEIHFATGEHSPEAALHVLAAKGVRLPVVTLGPRGAVFLWRGEVLSVPAPQVTVVDTTGAGDGFVSAMLSGLVRGYGDARSLEDATREDLVALMTFAAGVGARVVTKLGAVSALPLASEVEGLLPALPAMRRVAR; encoded by the coding sequence ATGCACGAAGCCGGGCCGCTGGACGTGGTGTGTGTCGGCGAAACGTTGGTGGACTTCCTCCCCGTGGCCGGCGGCGCCTCGCGCGTGCGGGACGTGGAGGCCTGGAAGCCGTCGCCGGGAGGCTCACCGGCCAACGTCTCCGTGGGGCTCGCGCGGTTGGGCCTGCGCTCGGCGATGGTGGGCGTGGTGGGCTCCGATGAGTTCGGCCACTTCCTGCGCGACCGGTTGGCGGCGGACGGCGTGGACGTGAGCCGCCTGCGCCAGGTGGACCACGCGCGCACGGGCCTGTTGTTCGTCTCGCTGGACGCGCAGGGCGAGCGCAGCTTCACGTACTTCCGGACTCGGTCCGCGGAGTTCCTGCTGGACGACTCCGACGTGGACGGCGCCTTCGTGCGGCGCGCGAAGGCGCTGCACTGCGGCTCCAACTCCCTGCTCCTGCCGGAGGCGCGCGAGGCCATGGTGCGCATGCTCACCCTGGCCCGTGAGGCCGGGATGCTGGTGAGCTGTGACCCGAACCTGCGGCTGCACATGTGGACGCAGCCCGAGGAGCTGCGAGCCCTTCTGGGGCGCATGCTCCCGCTGTGCACGGTGGTGAAGCTGTCCGAGGAGGAGATCCACTTCGCGACCGGCGAGCACTCGCCCGAGGCGGCCCTGCACGTCCTGGCCGCGAAGGGGGTGCGGCTGCCCGTGGTGACGCTGGGCCCTCGCGGCGCGGTGTTCCTCTGGCGCGGCGAGGTCCTCTCCGTGCCGGCGCCCCAGGTGACGGTGGTGGACACGACGGGCGCGGGGGATGGCTTCGTGTCCGCCATGCTGAGCGGCCTGGTGCGCGGGTACGGCGACGCGCGCTCGCTGGAGGATGCGACGCGCGAGGACCTGGTCGCGCTGATGACCTTCGCGGCGGGCGTGGGAGCCCGGGTGGTGACGAAGCTGGGCGCGGTGTCGGCGCTCCCCCTGGCCTCCGAAGTGGAGGGGCTGCTGCCCGCGCTCCCCGCCATGCGGCGTGTCGCTCGCTGA
- the recO gene encoding DNA repair protein RecO, whose product MERYADDAFVLSTVDYGESDRLVTLLTREHGKLTAFAAGARKSKRRFAGALEPFMRLRVQLVETRGSTVRIDSADIITGFYAAREDLSLIARALYAVELCRELTREHEPHPELFELVEGYLHRLDAKEAGPTSLLAFELAALAQAGLMPRFDSCSLCGGVPGERPRFDQGHGGAVCEPCGGRARDSVPVPVALLAGLRSLQEGQRTPLPADLRARARGLLNVFIAHHVGRKLKSVDFMAQVGLD is encoded by the coding sequence ATGGAGCGGTACGCCGACGACGCGTTCGTGCTGTCCACGGTCGACTATGGCGAGTCCGACCGGTTGGTGACGCTGCTCACGCGTGAGCACGGCAAGCTGACCGCGTTCGCCGCGGGCGCGCGCAAGAGCAAGCGCCGGTTCGCGGGGGCGCTGGAGCCGTTCATGCGGCTGCGCGTGCAACTCGTGGAAACGCGCGGCAGCACGGTCCGCATCGATTCGGCGGACATCATCACGGGCTTCTACGCCGCGCGCGAGGACCTGTCGCTCATCGCCCGGGCGCTGTACGCGGTGGAGCTGTGCCGCGAGCTCACGCGCGAGCACGAACCGCACCCGGAGCTGTTCGAACTGGTGGAGGGCTACCTGCACCGGCTGGACGCGAAGGAGGCCGGGCCCACGTCGCTGCTCGCGTTCGAGCTGGCGGCGCTGGCGCAGGCGGGCTTGATGCCGCGCTTCGACTCCTGCTCGCTGTGTGGCGGTGTGCCCGGCGAGCGGCCCCGGTTCGACCAGGGCCACGGTGGCGCGGTGTGCGAGCCGTGTGGCGGGCGCGCGCGTGACTCGGTGCCGGTGCCGGTGGCGCTGCTGGCCGGGCTGCGCTCGCTCCAGGAGGGGCAGCGCACGCCGCTGCCCGCGGACCTCCGCGCGCGGGCCCGGGGCCTGCTCAACGTCTTCATCGCGCACCACGTGGGCCGCAAGCTCAAGAGCGTGGACTTCATGGCGCAGGTGGGCCTGGACTGA
- a CDS encoding helix-turn-helix domain-containing protein, giving the protein MDHVDFGKYLSQQRELRGMSREDVSRETKIPPSLVAALEAGQVERLPERVFVLNYIRAYAQVIGLSPEEAALRYEEVDRAVPAPSPAQLEKARRKRAYVILAVLLAVLLLGAGLFLVLSGKLPPPAAR; this is encoded by the coding sequence GTGGACCACGTCGACTTCGGCAAATACCTCAGCCAGCAGCGCGAGCTTCGCGGCATGTCGCGCGAGGACGTCTCCCGGGAGACGAAGATTCCCCCAAGCCTCGTCGCGGCGCTGGAGGCGGGGCAGGTGGAGCGGCTGCCCGAGCGCGTGTTCGTGCTGAACTACATCCGCGCGTACGCGCAGGTCATCGGCCTGTCGCCGGAGGAGGCGGCGCTGCGCTACGAGGAGGTGGACCGGGCGGTGCCCGCGCCTTCGCCGGCGCAGCTGGAGAAGGCCCGGCGCAAGCGGGCGTACGTCATCCTGGCCGTCCTGCTGGCGGTCCTGCTCCTGGGCGCGGGTCTGTTCCTGGTGCTGTCCGGGAAGCTTCCGCCCCCCGCGGCGCGTTGA
- the tgl gene encoding social motility TPR repeat lipoprotein Tgl, with protein sequence MSRITSSCFLAFALASAGCAHVPTEKERRSSEIHYDLGVQAQQHGHVQDALAEYQKALEQNPSNPEAHNAVGLLLHLSFRRLDEASSHYEKALELRPSFSDARTNLGNLRLDQGRYDDAIKLYEGSLNDMQYRYGFSAQNNMGWALYKKGDTVNALQNIKAAITTNPEFCLGYKNLGIIYDETGKTEEACRQFAHYREKCPDVAEAYHREGVCQAKLGRADEAKKAFAGCEAKAQANEQVLKDDCRSLLDHL encoded by the coding sequence ATGTCCCGCATCACTTCCTCCTGCTTCCTCGCGTTCGCGCTCGCGTCGGCGGGCTGCGCGCATGTCCCCACGGAGAAGGAGCGCCGCAGCTCGGAGATCCACTACGACCTGGGTGTGCAGGCCCAGCAGCACGGCCACGTGCAGGACGCGCTCGCGGAGTACCAGAAGGCGCTGGAGCAGAACCCGAGCAACCCGGAGGCCCACAACGCGGTGGGCCTGCTGCTGCATTTGTCCTTCCGGCGGCTCGACGAGGCGTCGTCCCACTACGAGAAGGCGCTGGAGCTGCGGCCGTCCTTCTCCGACGCGCGCACCAACCTGGGCAACCTGCGCCTGGACCAGGGGCGCTACGACGACGCCATCAAGCTGTACGAGGGGTCGCTCAACGACATGCAGTACCGCTACGGCTTCTCCGCGCAGAACAACATGGGCTGGGCGCTCTACAAGAAGGGTGACACGGTGAACGCGCTGCAGAACATCAAGGCGGCCATCACCACCAACCCGGAGTTCTGCCTGGGCTACAAGAACCTGGGCATCATCTACGACGAGACGGGCAAGACGGAGGAGGCGTGCCGGCAGTTCGCGCACTACCGTGAGAAGTGCCCGGACGTGGCGGAGGCCTACCACCGCGAAGGCGTGTGCCAGGCGAAGCTCGGGCGGGCGGACGAGGCGAAGAAGGCGTTCGCGGGCTGCGAGGCCAAGGCGCAAGCCAACGAGCAGGTGCTCAAGGACGACTGCCGCTCACTGCTGGACCACCTCTAG
- a CDS encoding social motility and stimulation tgl protein has product MFTIDERYRGLPANRDQVLALHLSLNTPHVAIPGKQAGPAQAFVVGLRGGQGAGVFVYLYLVEAGDCAVYVSGRRIQSAEELREDEDDALAFVESLGFMMDNANWRAAAPAQQDEWLKTLPVFFREPTLVPAVKARAEEKRNVATTLGRFLAAF; this is encoded by the coding sequence GTGTTCACCATCGACGAGCGCTACCGGGGCCTTCCCGCCAACCGCGACCAGGTGCTCGCGCTGCACCTGTCCCTCAACACGCCGCACGTGGCCATTCCCGGCAAGCAGGCCGGGCCCGCGCAGGCCTTCGTGGTGGGGCTGCGGGGCGGGCAGGGCGCGGGCGTCTTCGTGTACCTGTACCTGGTGGAGGCGGGGGACTGCGCGGTGTACGTGTCCGGCCGGCGCATCCAGTCCGCGGAGGAGCTGCGCGAGGACGAGGACGACGCGCTCGCGTTCGTGGAGTCGCTGGGCTTCATGATGGACAACGCGAACTGGCGTGCCGCGGCCCCCGCGCAGCAGGACGAGTGGCTGAAGACGCTGCCCGTGTTCTTCCGGGAGCCCACGCTCGTGCCCGCCGTGAAGGCCCGCGCCGAAGAGAAGCGCAACGTCGCCACCACCCTGGGCCGCTTCCTGGCCGCGTTCTGA
- a CDS encoding lytic transglycosylase domain-containing protein: protein MSGPAASGGRSLGTRFFAGLHALSSGCSRLPLLAGVALVVSARVVPLLEESAPQPVVPEMVAQEAISEEAALIDAVLAKRAPDLGLTLRRRLGQAIDEESRRTGYDPLLVLALIDVESDFEEESVSEKGARGLMQIKPSTLHFLAEKEGLKLSREEVVADPAVCVRLGIRYLRNLQGRFGGDLDLALMAYNAGPTRIRDAMKAGELEKFRRYPRAVRRDFRRFREGHGLGGDWALAQRELPPPAPDQTPTAAP, encoded by the coding sequence GTGAGTGGACCCGCCGCCTCGGGCGGCAGGTCGTTGGGAACGCGGTTCTTCGCGGGGCTGCATGCCCTGAGCAGCGGGTGCTCCCGGCTCCCGCTGCTCGCGGGTGTGGCGCTCGTGGTGTCCGCGCGGGTGGTGCCCCTCCTGGAGGAGTCCGCCCCCCAGCCCGTGGTCCCCGAGATGGTGGCGCAGGAGGCCATCTCCGAGGAGGCGGCCCTCATCGACGCCGTGCTGGCCAAGCGCGCCCCGGACCTGGGGCTCACGCTGCGCCGCCGGCTGGGGCAGGCCATCGACGAGGAGTCGCGCCGCACGGGGTATGACCCGCTGCTGGTGCTGGCCCTCATCGACGTGGAGTCCGACTTCGAGGAGGAGTCCGTCTCCGAGAAGGGCGCCCGGGGCCTGATGCAGATCAAGCCCAGCACGCTGCACTTCCTGGCGGAGAAGGAAGGCCTGAAGCTGTCGCGCGAGGAGGTGGTGGCGGATCCCGCCGTCTGCGTGCGCCTGGGCATCCGTTACCTGCGCAACCTGCAGGGCCGCTTCGGCGGCGACCTGGACCTGGCGCTGATGGCCTACAACGCGGGCCCCACGCGCATCCGGGACGCCATGAAGGCCGGGGAGTTGGAGAAGTTCCGCCGCTATCCCCGGGCCGTGCGGCGCGACTTCCGCCGCTTCCGCGAGGGCCATGGCCTGGGCGGGGACTGGGCGCTCGCGCAGCGCGAACTGCCGCCCCCGGCGCCGGACCAGACGCCGACCGCGGCGCCCTGA
- a CDS encoding phasin family protein codes for MDNNTEAPREKTSVAEAFERIWSQALLAVNTAEEEASRAVQRVASVAGWSQDEVKRQAREFADRLTGHRRDLEHNVEERVRTALTLLKLPRREELQAFGARLERLNERIQALEHRK; via the coding sequence ATGGACAACAACACCGAGGCCCCCCGAGAGAAGACCTCCGTGGCGGAGGCGTTCGAGCGGATCTGGAGCCAGGCGCTCCTGGCGGTGAACACGGCGGAGGAGGAGGCTTCCCGCGCCGTGCAGCGCGTGGCGTCCGTCGCGGGCTGGAGCCAGGACGAGGTGAAGCGTCAGGCTCGTGAGTTCGCGGACCGGCTGACGGGGCACCGCAGGGACCTGGAGCACAACGTGGAGGAGCGGGTCCGCACGGCCCTGACCCTCCTGAAGCTGCCTCGCCGCGAGGAACTGCAGGCCTTCGGTGCCCGCCTGGAGCGTCTGAACGAACGCATCCAGGCCCTGGAGCACCGCAAGTGA
- the rpoC gene encoding DNA-directed RNA polymerase subunit beta' — translation MKDIFNFFEKPKDPLSFNAIRIALASPDKIRQWSHGEVKKPETINYRTFKPERDGLFCARIFGPVKDYECNCGKYKRMKHRGVVCEKCGVEVIQSKVRRERLGHITLATPVAHIWFLKSLPSRIGNLLDITLKEMEKVLYCESYMVIDPKATPLQRGELISEEKMHRLFQEHGEDSFSAGMGGEAVREMLKSLDVEKLSEELRKDMRETTSEAKRKKYAKRLKVAEAFRVSGNKPEWMMLDVIPVIPPDLRPLVPLDGGRFATSDLNDLYRRVINRNNRLKRLQELNAPDIIIRNEKRMLQEAVDALFDNGRRGKTITGPNKRPLKSLSDMLKGKQGRFRQNLLGKRVDYSGRSVIVVGPELRLHQCGLPKIMALELFKPFIYNKLEEKGYVTTIKSAKKMVEKERPEVWDILEDVIREHPVLLNRAPTLHRLGMQAFEPVLIEGKAIQLHPLVCAAFNADFDGDQMAVHVPLSIEAQMEARVLMMSTNNILSPANGKPIIVPTQDMVLGIYYMTRAREFANGEGRVFASPDEVRAAYDHGEVHLQAKVVCRIDGKRKETTVGRVLLWEVVPRRVGFDAINKVLDKKSLGNLIDLCYRLTGEKETVLLADRVRSAGYFHATRAGISIALKDMIIPAKKQEFLDYARKEVAEIENQYLEGLITDGERYNKVIDIWAEITEKVAQEMMQQRSQDEASGDVDGKRVTRKQPSFNPIYIMADSGARGSAQQIRQLAGMRGLMAKPSGEIIETPITANFREGLSVLQYFISTHGARKGLADTALKTANSGYLTRRLVDVAQDAIINEYDCGTMDGLFIGALVEGGEIIEPLGERILGRVALDDILDPVTGEVLVRANEEIDEERVRRIENSGLDKVKIRSVLTCQAKRGICVECYGRDLARGRKVSVGEAVGVIAAQSIGEPGTQLTMRTFHIGGAATRRAEQSSLENRYAGSVKFAGLNTVQKADGTLVAMNRNGEIVIVDESGRERERYQIIYGARILVKEGQKLEPGVLVAEWDPFAIPLLTEVGGVVRYEDIIEGVTMSETLDEVTGLSRKTVIESKDPEARPRVTIRDAAGNVKDLPSSKNQASYFLPQGAIITVNDQDEISAGEVIAKVPRETTKTKDITGGLPRVAELFEARKPKDAAAIAEIDGVVSFGKDTKGKRKLIITPEVSGEQRADLAKEYLISKGKSINVHSGDRVKAGEAMMDGAANPHDILKVLGEKELARYLVDEVQEVYRLQGVKINDKHIETIVRQMLRRVRVTDVGDTNFLVDEQVEKWVFEEENEKVMSEGKRPAVGEPLLLGITKASLSTESFISSASFQETTKVLTEAAINGKVDYLRGLKENVIMGRLIPAGTGLPNYKHLDIEVESPTDEVNEMEAALAATHGDTGPLTPPPSRPDTRSTDVA, via the coding sequence GTGAAGGACATTTTCAACTTCTTCGAGAAGCCGAAGGACCCGCTGTCGTTCAACGCCATCCGCATCGCGCTGGCGTCGCCCGACAAGATCCGCCAGTGGTCGCACGGCGAGGTGAAGAAGCCGGAGACGATCAACTACCGCACCTTCAAGCCGGAGCGGGACGGCCTGTTCTGCGCCCGCATCTTCGGGCCGGTGAAGGACTACGAGTGCAACTGCGGCAAGTACAAGCGCATGAAGCACCGTGGCGTCGTGTGCGAGAAGTGCGGCGTGGAGGTCATCCAGTCCAAGGTGCGCCGTGAGCGCCTGGGACACATCACGCTGGCCACGCCCGTGGCCCACATCTGGTTCCTCAAGTCGCTGCCCAGCCGCATCGGCAACCTGCTCGACATCACCCTCAAGGAGATGGAGAAGGTGCTGTACTGCGAGAGCTACATGGTCATCGACCCCAAGGCGACGCCGCTCCAGAGGGGCGAGCTGATCTCCGAGGAGAAGATGCACCGGCTCTTCCAGGAGCACGGTGAGGACTCGTTCAGCGCGGGCATGGGCGGCGAGGCCGTCCGCGAGATGCTCAAGTCCCTGGACGTGGAGAAGCTGTCCGAGGAACTGCGCAAGGACATGCGCGAGACCACCAGCGAGGCGAAGCGGAAGAAGTACGCCAAGCGCCTGAAGGTGGCGGAGGCGTTCCGCGTCTCCGGCAACAAGCCGGAGTGGATGATGCTGGACGTCATCCCGGTCATCCCGCCCGACCTGCGTCCGCTGGTGCCCCTGGACGGCGGCCGCTTCGCGACCTCCGACCTCAACGACCTGTACCGCCGCGTCATCAACCGGAACAACCGCCTCAAGCGGCTCCAGGAGCTGAACGCGCCGGACATCATCATCCGCAACGAGAAGCGGATGCTCCAGGAGGCCGTGGACGCGCTGTTCGACAACGGCCGCCGCGGCAAGACCATCACCGGCCCGAACAAGCGGCCGCTGAAGTCGCTGTCCGACATGCTCAAGGGCAAGCAGGGCCGGTTCCGCCAGAACCTGCTCGGCAAGCGCGTGGACTACTCGGGCCGCTCCGTCATCGTCGTCGGTCCCGAGCTGCGCCTGCACCAGTGCGGCCTGCCGAAGATCATGGCGCTCGAGCTCTTCAAGCCGTTCATCTACAACAAGCTCGAAGAGAAGGGCTACGTCACCACCATCAAGTCGGCGAAGAAGATGGTGGAGAAGGAGCGTCCGGAGGTCTGGGACATCCTCGAGGACGTGATCCGCGAGCACCCGGTGCTCCTCAACCGCGCCCCCACGCTGCACCGCCTGGGCATGCAGGCCTTCGAGCCCGTGCTCATCGAAGGCAAGGCCATTCAGCTGCACCCGCTCGTCTGCGCCGCGTTCAACGCGGACTTCGACGGAGACCAGATGGCAGTGCACGTGCCGCTCTCCATCGAGGCCCAGATGGAAGCGCGCGTGCTGATGATGTCGACGAACAACATCCTCAGCCCTGCGAACGGCAAGCCCATCATCGTCCCGACGCAGGACATGGTGCTCGGCATCTACTACATGACCCGTGCCCGCGAGTTCGCCAACGGCGAAGGCCGCGTGTTCGCGTCGCCGGACGAGGTGCGCGCCGCGTACGACCACGGCGAGGTGCACCTGCAGGCCAAGGTGGTGTGCCGCATCGACGGCAAGCGCAAGGAGACCACGGTCGGCCGCGTGCTGCTGTGGGAAGTGGTTCCGCGCCGCGTGGGCTTCGACGCCATCAACAAGGTCCTGGACAAGAAGTCGCTCGGTAACCTCATCGACCTCTGCTACCGCCTCACGGGCGAGAAGGAGACGGTGCTGCTGGCGGACCGCGTCCGCAGCGCGGGCTACTTCCACGCGACCCGCGCCGGTATCTCCATCGCGCTCAAGGACATGATCATCCCTGCAAAGAAGCAGGAGTTCCTGGACTACGCGCGCAAGGAAGTGGCGGAGATCGAGAACCAGTACCTGGAAGGCCTCATCACCGACGGTGAGCGCTACAACAAGGTCATCGATATCTGGGCGGAGATCACCGAGAAGGTCGCCCAGGAGATGATGCAGCAGAGATCCCAGGACGAGGCTTCCGGGGACGTGGACGGCAAGCGCGTGACGCGCAAGCAGCCGTCGTTCAACCCCATCTACATCATGGCCGACTCCGGCGCCCGCGGCAGCGCCCAGCAGATCCGCCAGCTGGCGGGTATGCGCGGCCTGATGGCGAAGCCCTCCGGCGAAATCATCGAGACGCCCATCACGGCCAACTTCCGTGAAGGCCTCTCCGTGCTCCAGTACTTCATCTCCACGCACGGCGCCCGCAAGGGCCTGGCGGACACGGCGCTCAAGACGGCCAACTCCGGTTACCTCACCCGCCGTCTCGTGGACGTGGCGCAGGACGCCATCATCAACGAGTACGACTGCGGCACCATGGACGGTCTGTTCATCGGCGCCCTGGTCGAAGGCGGCGAGATCATCGAGCCGCTGGGTGAGCGCATCCTGGGCCGCGTGGCCCTGGACGACATCCTCGACCCGGTGACGGGCGAGGTGCTGGTGCGCGCCAACGAGGAGATCGACGAGGAGCGCGTCCGCCGCATCGAGAACAGCGGTCTGGACAAGGTGAAGATCCGCTCGGTGCTCACGTGCCAGGCCAAGCGCGGCATCTGCGTGGAGTGCTACGGCCGTGACCTGGCGCGTGGCCGCAAGGTGTCCGTGGGCGAGGCCGTGGGCGTCATCGCGGCGCAGTCCATCGGTGAGCCGGGTACGCAGTTGACGATGCGCACCTTCCACATCGGTGGCGCGGCGACCCGTCGCGCGGAGCAGTCCAGCCTCGAGAACCGCTACGCGGGCTCCGTGAAGTTCGCGGGCCTGAACACGGTGCAGAAGGCGGACGGCACGCTGGTGGCCATGAACCGCAACGGTGAGATCGTCATCGTCGACGAGTCGGGCCGCGAGCGCGAGCGCTACCAGATCATCTACGGCGCCCGCATCCTGGTGAAGGAAGGCCAGAAGCTGGAGCCGGGCGTGCTGGTGGCCGAGTGGGACCCGTTCGCCATCCCGCTGCTCACGGAAGTGGGCGGTGTCGTGCGCTACGAGGACATCATCGAAGGCGTGACGATGTCCGAGACGCTCGACGAGGTCACGGGCCTGTCGCGCAAGACGGTCATCGAGTCCAAGGACCCGGAGGCGCGCCCGCGCGTCACCATCCGCGACGCGGCTGGCAACGTGAAGGACCTGCCGTCCTCCAAGAACCAGGCGAGCTACTTCCTGCCCCAGGGCGCGATCATCACGGTCAACGACCAGGATGAGATCTCCGCGGGCGAGGTCATCGCCAAGGTGCCGCGCGAGACCACGAAGACCAAGGACATCACGGGCGGTCTGCCCCGCGTGGCCGAGCTCTTCGAGGCGCGCAAGCCCAAGGACGCGGCGGCGATCGCGGAGATCGACGGCGTGGTGTCCTTCGGCAAGGACACCAAGGGCAAGCGCAAGCTCATCATCACCCCCGAGGTGAGCGGCGAGCAGCGCGCGGACTTGGCCAAGGAGTACCTGATCTCCAAGGGCAAGAGCATCAACGTCCACTCCGGCGACCGCGTGAAGGCCGGCGAGGCGATGATGGACGGCGCGGCCAACCCGCACGACATCCTCAAGGTGCTGGGCGAGAAGGAACTCGCGCGCTACCTGGTGGACGAAGTGCAGGAGGTCTACCGACTGCAGGGCGTGAAGATCAACGACAAGCACATCGAGACGATCGTCCGGCAGATGCTGCGCCGGGTGCGCGTCACCGACGTGGGCGACACCAACTTCCTGGTCGACGAGCAGGTCGAGAAGTGGGTGTTCGAGGAGGAGAACGAGAAGGTCATGTCCGAAGGGAAGCGCCCGGCCGTGGGCGAGCCCCTGCTGCTCGGCATCACCAAGGCGTCGCTCTCCACCGAGTCGTTCATCTCCTCGGCGTCGTTCCAGGAGACCACGAAGGTGCTCACCGAGGCCGCCATCAACGGCAAGGTGGACTACCTGCGCGGCCTCAAGGAGAACGTCATCATGGGCCGGCTCATCCCCGCCGGCACGGGCCTGCCGAACTACAAGCACCTCGACATCGAGGTGGAGAGCCCCACGGACGAGGTCAACGAGATGGAGGCCGCCCTGGCCGCCACCCACGGCGACACCGGCCCGCTGACCCCTCCGCCGTCGCGGCCGGACACCCGGTCCACCGACGTCGCCTAG